CTGAAGCCGCTGGGCGTGCATCTGGTGACGGTCGATGCCCGCGAGGAATTTCTGGGTGCACTGGCGGGCGTGTCCGACCCCGAGCAGAAGCGCAAGATCATCGGGCGCGAGTTCATCCGGGCCTTCGAGCGCGAGGCCCGCACGTATGGCCCCTTCGACTTTCTGGCGCAGGGCACGCTGTACCCCGACGTGATTGAGTCGGCGGGCGGTCTGGCTTCCGACAAGTCGGGCGCGGCCAACATCAAGAGCCATCACAATGTGGGTGGTCTGCCCGACGATCTGGCCTTCAAGCTGGTGGAGCCGTTCCGCACGCTGTTCAAGGACGAGGTGCGCCAGATTGCGCGGCTGCTGGGCCTGCCCGACCACATCCGCATGCGCCACCCCTTTCCCGGCCCCGGTCTGGCGATCCGCATTCTGGGCGACATCACGCCGGAAAAGCTCGACATTTTGCAGCGCGTAGACGACATCTTCATCTCGGGTCTGCGCGAATTCGGGTTGTACGACGGCTGTTCGCAGGCGCTGGCCGTTCTGACCCCGATCAGAAGCGTGGGCGTGATGGGCGACGAGCGCACCTACAGCTACACCACCGCGCTGCGGGCCGTTGCCACCGACGATTTCATGACCGCTGAATGGGCGCGGCTGCCCTACGACTTCCTGGCGACCATGAGCAACCGCATCGTCAATCAGGTGCACGAGATCAACCGGGTCGTGTACGACATCACTGGGAAGCCGCCCGCCACCATCGAATGGGAATAAGCGCGGGGAAGTGAAGAACTGGGTGCAGAAGACGAACATGGTGTCTGTCTTTGTTCGCTCGTTCTTCGCCCGGTTCCTCTAGCATGCCCCCATGACCCGCCCCGCCGCGCCTGCCACCCGCCCCTGCATCCTGCTGGTCGAGGACGATGCCAGTATCCGCGAGTACCTCGAACTGGGATTCGGCTATGAGGGCTTTCAGGTGCTGCATGCCGCCAACGGTTCCGACGCGCTGACCCTGTTCGAGCGCGAGCGGCCCGGCGTGGTGGTGCTGGATGTGGGGTTGCCGGGGCTGGACGGCTTCGCGGTGCTGCGGGCCATCCGCGAGCGCTCCGCCACGCCCGTCCTGATGCTGACGGCGCGGGACGGTGTGGAAGACCGCATCCAGGGACTGAAGGAAGGGGCCGACGATTATCTGGTCAAGCCCTTTCATTTCGGAGAGCTGGTGGCGCGGGTTCAGGCTGTTCTGCGGCGCACCCAGCCCGACAGCGGGCGCATGCTGACCTACGCCGATCTCAGCTTCGATACGCAGCTCCGGGAAGTGCAGCGCGGCGGGCGACGGCTCGACCTGACGCCGCGTGCCACCGACCTGCTCGAAACCTTCCTGCGCCACCCAGAACGGGCCATGAGCAAATCGGTGCTGCTCGATCACGTCTGGGGGGCAGACTTCATGGGTGACGACAACATCGTCGAGGTGTACGTGCGGCAGCTTCGGCGGGCGCTGGGGGAACCCGAGCTGATTCAGACGGTGCGCGGGGCCGGGTACGCCCTGCGCCTGCGCTCCTGATGGCGGCACCGTGAGGCCGCTCAGTCTGCGTGCCCGCCTGACCGCGCTGGTGCTGGGCCTGCTGCTGACCGCGTTGCTGCTGATCGGGGTCACGCTGCGGGTGCGGGTGGGGCAGTTCGTTGCCGCGCAGGCCGACAGCAGCACGTATGGGCAGCTCTCGCTGATCGTGCAGTCGGGCCAGAACAGCGGCAGCACCGGCGACACCTACACGTATCAGGTGTATCAGTCGCTGATCCAGGCGGCGCAGGCGGCGCAGACCTGGGGCGTGCTGGTCGCGGGCCGCACGGCCTACCCGACCGACAATTCCAGCCGGACGCTGCCGCCCACTGCCGTTCTCGACGCGGCGCGGCGCAGCGGGCGGGCCGAGTGGCAGGATGTCCGGCTGCTGTCCGATGGGCGCGGCAATCTGCTGGGGCTGGCTGTCGAGCGGGCCAGCGGCGCAGAGCTGACCCTGAGCGTGATTCGAAATTATGCCCTGATCGCGCTGGGGGCGCTGCTGCTGGCGGGCGCGGCGGTGCTGTGGTTGCTGCGGTTAGGGCTGCGGCCACTGCGCTCGATGGCGCTTCAGGCGGCGCGGGTCGGAGCCGCCGACCTCTCGGAGCGTATGCCCGTCAAACCGCCCCAGGACGAGCTGCACCTGCTGGCGGTCAGCCTGAACCGCATGCTGGCGCGACTGGAAGACACCTTTTCGCGCCTGAGAGACGAGGAGGCCCGCACCCGCGCCTTTGCCGCCGACGCCAGCCATGAACTCCGCACCCCGCTGAGCGCCATTCAGGGCAGCCTGGAGGTGCTGGAACGCGTATCGGACGATCCGGCAGCACACGAAACCCGTGCGCGGCTGATGGCGAATCTGCGGCGTGAATCGCGGCGGGCGGGCCGTCTG
Above is a window of Deinococcus ruber DNA encoding:
- a CDS encoding sensor histidine kinase: MRPLSLRARLTALVLGLLLTALLLIGVTLRVRVGQFVAAQADSSTYGQLSLIVQSGQNSGSTGDTYTYQVYQSLIQAAQAAQTWGVLVAGRTAYPTDNSSRTLPPTAVLDAARRSGRAEWQDVRLLSDGRGNLLGLAVERASGAELTLSVIRNYALIALGALLLAGAAVLWLLRLGLRPLRSMALQAARVGAADLSERMPVKPPQDELHLLAVSLNRMLARLEDTFSRLRDEEARTRAFAADASHELRTPLSAIQGSLEVLERVSDDPAAHETRARLMANLRRESRRAGRLVDDLLTLTRLDAGEALHTAPLDVRALLAGVLDSARDLAPHLLFVLDAPPALMLVANRERLEGAVWNLLRNAAAHTPSGGTVTLRAVPDGSVLNLSVLNPAQLPPEFLPRMFDRFARGPGAVAGGSGLGLAIVRAVAQAHGGEVFAVQHTELLEVGLRLPLKIAG
- a CDS encoding response regulator transcription factor; the protein is MTRPAAPATRPCILLVEDDASIREYLELGFGYEGFQVLHAANGSDALTLFERERPGVVVLDVGLPGLDGFAVLRAIRERSATPVLMLTARDGVEDRIQGLKEGADDYLVKPFHFGELVARVQAVLRRTQPDSGRMLTYADLSFDTQLREVQRGGRRLDLTPRATDLLETFLRHPERAMSKSVLLDHVWGADFMGDDNIVEVYVRQLRRALGEPELIQTVRGAGYALRLRS